From a single Rhinolophus ferrumequinum isolate MPI-CBG mRhiFer1 chromosome 15, mRhiFer1_v1.p, whole genome shotgun sequence genomic region:
- the CLEC3A gene encoding C-type lectin domain family 3 member A yields MAKSGLVIYVLVITLLLDQTSSHTSKFKARKHSKRRVKEKNGDLKTQVEKLWREVNALKEMQALQTVCLRGTKVHKKCYLASEGLKHFHEANEDCISKGGTLVIPRNSEEINALRDYGKRSLPGVNDFWLGINDMVTEGKFVDVNGVAISFLNWDRAQPNGGKRENCALFSQSAQGKWSDEVCRSSKRYICEFIIP; encoded by the exons ATGGCAAAAAGTGGACTTGTAATTTACGTCCTGGTTATCACCTTACTCCTGGACCAGACCTCCAGCCACACGTCCAAATTCAAAGCCAGGAAGCACAGCAAACGCCGAGTGAAAG AAAAGAATGGAGACCTGAAGACTCAAGTTGAAAAGCTCTGGAGAGAAGTCAATGCCCTAAAGGAAATGCAGGCCCTGCAGACAG TCTGTCTCCGAGGCACAAAAGTTCACAAGAAATGCTACCTTGCTTCTGAAGGCTTGAAGCACTTCCATGAAGCGAATGAAGACTGTATTTCCAAGGGAGGGACCCTGGTTATCCCCAGAAACTCTGAGGAGATCAACGCCCTTCGAGACTATGGTAAAAGGAGCCTGCCAGGGGTTAATGACTTTTGGCTGGGAATCAACGACATGGTCACAGAAGGCAAGTTTGTCGATGTCAATGGAGTTGCCATCTCCTTCCTCAACTGGGACCGTGCACAGCCTAATGGTGGCAAGCGGGAAAACTGTGCCCTGTTCTCCCAGTCAGCTCAGGGCAAATGGAGTGACGAGGTCTGTCGTAGCAGCAAGAGGTACATATGTGAGTTTATCATTCCTTAG